The Garra rufa chromosome 8, GarRuf1.0, whole genome shotgun sequence genome has a segment encoding these proteins:
- the trim45 gene encoding E3 ubiquitin-protein ligase TRIM45, whose protein sequence is MSVCKERLVHEEKREAVLSKSNSKKSKAVCGVCSRMYRDPKILPCLHTFCADCIRQLEPFSVRRVNGERRSPEDDTHGRSSGSTILCPECDSEVDLPPSGVDGLTTDHLALDEVFAETLLVDCRVLCDLCSDSDAGKRCEVCCVNLCDFCSQAHRRQKRTSSHSVQSLQELKSQGRLTRPVLCSLHPGQELRLFCEPCDLTVCLECAATFHRDHHCSSAHEVISPHGDRIRDLVVRSLRPRLVRLEDSLRRVDTSQEALQARTDTLAGEIRAFARNYASAVEAHCCSLLRSLEDLRLQRRNQLHLQKAQLQQALVDVRGGVDFAERLLTCGSNAEILTAKGVTMRRLMNLVESGFDPHPTTVAHDNAGSICFLPQESAGEVQGFPVVGVVHAKTVDSSKCTIQGEGVERGHEGHRGEFTLVCRDSSGEQMGRGGDPVLVSIVHKERKGCSVEAAVVDKGDGSYNVSYTPAEAGLYSVWVCVKAQHVHGSPFVLNVKRKFRRHHGIFHCCSFCSSGGAKEARCGCTGTMPGGFLGCGHGHKGHPGKPHWSCCGSVVEASECILHNLGSISPRGHLRTVEL, encoded by the exons ATGTCAGTTTGCAAAGAGCGATTAGTTCATGAAGAAAAGCGAGAAGCAGTCTTGAGTAAAAGCAATAGTAAGAAGTCCAAAGCGGTCTGTGGTGTTTGCAGTCGGATGTACCGAGATCCTAAAATCCTGCCTTGCTTGCACACGTTCTGCGCGGACTGCATTCGCCAGCTGGAGCCGTTTTCTGTGCGTCGCGTAAACGGGGAACGACGCTCACCAGAAGATGACACGCACGGGCGCAGCTCTGGCTCAACAATCCTGTGTCCTGAGTGCGATTCAGAGGTGGATCTGCCCCCATCCGGTGTGGATGGGCTGACCACTGACCATCTTGCGCTGGACGAGGTTTTCGCGGAGACCCTGCTGGTGGACTGCAGGGTTTTGTGCGACCTGTGCAGCGACAGTGACGCGGGGAAGCGCTGTGAGGTTTGCTGTGTCAATCTATGCGATTTCTGCAGTCAGGCACACAG GAGACAGAAGAGGACCTCCTCTCACTCTGTCCAAAGCCTACAGGAGCTGAAATCTCAGGGTCGTCTCACTAGACCCGTCCTGTGCTCACTGCACCCTGGCCAGGAGTTACGGCTCTTCTGTGAGCCATGTGACCTCACCGTGTGCCTGGAGTGTGCGGCCACCTTTCACCGCGACCACCATTGCAGCTCTGCCCATGAAGTCATCAGTCCTCATGGCGATCGCATCAGGGATCTAGTCGTCAGGAGCTTAAGGCCCCGTCTTGTTCGTCTGGAGGACTCTCTGAGACGCGTGGACACGTCCCAAGAAGCACTCCAGGCTCGGACTGACACGTTAGCAGGTGAGATCCGAGCGTTTGCTCGAAACTATGCCAGCGCTGTGGAGGCACATTGCTGTTCACTATTGCGATCACTGGAGGACCTAAGGTTGCAGCGCAGGAACCAACTCCATCTGCAGAAAGCTCAGCTGCAGCAGGCCTTGGTTGATGTCCGCGGTGGGGTGGACTTTGCAGAACGCCTGCTCACATGTGGATCTAATGCTGAAATTCTCACTGCCAAAGGAGTTACTATGAGGAGACTGATGAACCTTGTGGAGTCAGGATTCGACCCGCATCCAACGACAGTCGCCCATGATAATGCCGGCAGTATCTGTTTCCTTCCTCAAGAGAGTGCTGGGGAGGTGCAGGGATTTCCTGTGGTGGGAGTTGTACATGCCAAGACTGTAGATTCCAGCAAGTGCACAATCCAAGGAGAAG GTGTGGAACGAGGTCATGAAGGCCATAGGGGAGAGTTCACTCTGGTTTGCAGGGACTCCTCCGGAGAGCAGATGGGCCGTGGTGGAGACCCTGTGTTGGTCAGCATAGTGCATAAGGAGAGAAAGGGTTG CTCTGTGGAGGCGGCTGTGGTGGATAAGGGTGATGGTTCCTATAATGTGTCCTACACCCCAGCTGAAGCAGGTCTCTACTCTGTGTGGGTGTGTGTTAAAGCACAACATGTCCAT GGTTCACCATTTGTGCTAAATGTAAAAAGGAAGTTCAGACGTCACCATGGCATATTCCATTGTTGTTCATTCTGCTCCAGCGGGGGTGCTAAAGAGGCACGCTGTGGCTGCACAGGAACTATGCCAG GAGGGTTTCTGGGTTGTGGACATGGTCATAAAGGACACCCCGGTAAGCCCCACTGGTCATGTTGTGGGAGTGTAGTGGAGGCCTCAGAGTGTATTTTACATAACCTGGGCAGCATTTCTCCTCGAGGACACCTCAGGACTGTGGAACTTTGA